One part of the Bacillus sp. FJAT-27916 genome encodes these proteins:
- the arcD gene encoding arginine-ornithine antiporter — translation MDGNKKLGLVSLIAIVVGSMIGGGAFNLASDMAGAASPGATIIGWVITGIGMIALAFSFENLNEKRPDLDGGVFSYATAGFGKFLGFNSAWGYWISAWLGNVAYATLVFSSIGYFFPIFEGGQTIAAIIGASILLWFVHGLVLSGVHSAALVNVVTTIAKLVPIFLFIIIGIFAFHADIFIDDFWGTGGGFQFADVMAQSKSTMLVTLWVFIGIEGAVVLSTRAKDKKDIGKATVIGLVSTLIIYILISFLSMGVMARADVAGLSNPSMAYVLESIVGPWGAIVINLGLIISVLGAWLGWTMLAAEIPYLAGKEKLFPSWFAKVNKNGAPSNSLWLTNGLIQVFLLTFLVSEEAYNFAFSLASSAILIPYAFTAFYQLKYSIQDKAADRTKNLVVGIVASVYAIWMVYAAGVGYLLLTMLLYAPGIIIYYLVQKEANVKQVFTKSDLAISAALIIFAVMAIYELITGGITI, via the coding sequence ATGGATGGTAACAAGAAGTTAGGTTTGGTTTCGTTAATCGCGATTGTTGTCGGTTCCATGATTGGCGGCGGAGCATTTAACTTAGCCTCCGACATGGCAGGAGCCGCATCACCGGGTGCCACAATCATTGGTTGGGTCATCACAGGTATCGGGATGATTGCTCTAGCATTCTCTTTTGAAAACTTGAATGAAAAACGCCCTGACCTGGATGGCGGGGTATTTAGCTATGCTACAGCAGGTTTTGGTAAATTCCTAGGGTTTAACAGTGCTTGGGGGTACTGGATTTCTGCTTGGCTCGGAAACGTAGCCTATGCGACACTCGTATTCTCATCCATCGGTTATTTCTTCCCAATCTTTGAAGGCGGCCAAACGATTGCTGCCATTATCGGGGCAAGTATACTTTTATGGTTCGTTCATGGTCTTGTATTAAGCGGTGTACACTCTGCAGCGCTTGTTAACGTCGTGACAACAATCGCTAAGCTTGTTCCTATTTTCCTATTCATTATTATCGGTATTTTTGCTTTTCATGCAGATATTTTCATCGATGATTTCTGGGGAACAGGCGGCGGATTCCAATTCGCTGATGTCATGGCTCAATCAAAAAGCACAATGCTAGTTACATTATGGGTATTCATTGGTATTGAGGGAGCGGTTGTTCTTTCAACTCGTGCCAAAGACAAAAAAGATATCGGTAAAGCAACTGTTATCGGTTTGGTAAGTACGCTCATTATTTATATTTTAATTTCCTTCTTGTCTATGGGTGTTATGGCTCGAGCAGATGTAGCTGGGTTAAGCAACCCTTCCATGGCCTATGTACTTGAAAGTATTGTTGGTCCTTGGGGTGCTATTGTCATCAACCTTGGCTTGATCATTTCCGTATTGGGAGCTTGGTTAGGCTGGACAATGCTTGCAGCTGAAATTCCATATTTGGCAGGTAAAGAAAAATTATTCCCATCTTGGTTTGCAAAAGTGAACAAGAATGGTGCGCCATCCAATTCTCTATGGCTGACAAACGGATTAATCCAAGTATTCTTACTTACATTCCTAGTATCTGAGGAAGCGTATAACTTTGCATTCTCATTAGCATCATCAGCTATTTTGATTCCATATGCTTTCACAGCATTCTATCAATTGAAATATTCCATTCAAGATAAAGCAGCCGATCGTACGAAGAATCTCGTTGTTGGGATTGTTGCGAGCGTCTATGCTATCTGGATGGTCTATGCAGCAGGTGTCGGTTACCTACTATTAACTATGCTGCTCTATGCACCAGGTATCATTATTTATTATCTCGTTCAAAAAGAAGCCAATGTGAAACAAGTATTCACCAAATCAGACTTGGCGATTTCTGCCGCCCTTATTATCTTTGCGGTCATGGCCATTTATGAATTAATCACTGGAGGCATTACGATTTAA
- the arcC gene encoding carbamate kinase, with protein sequence MKRQKIVIALGGNAIQSGDASAKAQQKALEKTAEQLVGLVEKGNDILISHGNGPQVGNILLQQKAADSEKNPAMPLDTCGAMSQGMIGYWLENAMDKALAKKGLDKEVVGIVTRVVVDENDPAFIHPTKPIGPFYTKEEAEKMMSETGASVKEDAGRGWRKVVPSPKPISIQEHKSINTLVEDGKIVISTGGGGIPVVEKNGELIGVEAVIDKDFASEKLAELVDADVFLILTAVDNIYINFNKPNQLMLEEVGTEQLKEYAEEGQFAPGSMLPKVEAAIQFAESREGRATIITSLDQVVEALEGKAGTRVSMEYNKMYTV encoded by the coding sequence ATGAAAAGGCAAAAGATTGTCATTGCTCTCGGAGGCAATGCTATACAGTCTGGAGATGCGAGTGCTAAAGCACAGCAAAAGGCGCTTGAGAAGACAGCCGAACAGCTTGTCGGCCTTGTCGAGAAAGGAAATGATATTTTAATCTCTCATGGGAACGGTCCGCAGGTCGGCAATATTCTTTTGCAGCAAAAAGCAGCGGACAGTGAAAAGAATCCAGCAATGCCTCTCGATACATGCGGTGCAATGTCCCAAGGGATGATCGGGTATTGGCTAGAAAATGCAATGGATAAAGCATTAGCCAAAAAAGGGCTGGATAAAGAGGTTGTCGGCATTGTTACACGAGTAGTTGTTGACGAGAATGATCCTGCCTTCATTCATCCGACAAAGCCGATTGGTCCTTTCTATACAAAAGAAGAAGCAGAAAAAATGATGTCCGAAACAGGGGCTTCTGTAAAAGAGGACGCAGGACGCGGCTGGAGAAAGGTAGTTCCTTCACCAAAGCCGATCAGCATTCAAGAGCATAAAAGCATCAATACACTTGTTGAAGACGGCAAAATTGTCATCTCAACAGGCGGCGGCGGAATACCGGTCGTAGAAAAGAATGGAGAATTAATCGGAGTCGAGGCTGTAATTGATAAGGACTTTGCTTCAGAGAAGCTAGCTGAGCTTGTTGATGCGGATGTTTTCCTTATTCTTACAGCTGTAGACAATATTTATATCAATTTCAATAAACCGAATCAGCTGATGCTTGAAGAAGTTGGTACGGAACAGTTAAAAGAATACGCGGAGGAAGGGCAATTCGCACCAGGAAGCATGCTTCCAAAGGTTGAGGCCGCCATTCAATTCGCAGAATCAAGGGAAGGCAGAGCAACAATCATTACCTCCCTTGATCAAGTTGTGGAAGCCCTTGAAGGAAAAGCAGGAACAAGGGTCTCCATGGAATATAATAAAATGTACACCGTTTAA
- a CDS encoding YuzL family protein — protein MARLKKNPSKAGVSAASVKGDAGPHVEKRYGKSNSQNSQFKK, from the coding sequence ATGGCTCGATTAAAGAAAAATCCATCTAAAGCAGGTGTCAGTGCGGCAAGCGTGAAAGGAGACGCTGGACCGCATGTAGAAAAGCGTTATGGAAAGTCCAACAGCCAGAACAGTCAATTCAAAAAATAA
- a CDS encoding 3-hydroxyacyl-CoA dehydrogenase/enoyl-CoA hydratase family protein, with product MLNLQIKKAAVLGSGVMGSGIAAHLANLGIPVKLLDIVPRELSGDEQKKGLTLEDKQVRNRLAQTAIQKLVKQKPAPLTSKKNLSLIEAGNFEDDLPNIGDCDWIIEVVVERLDIKQSVFAQIDEYRKPGSIISSNTSGISIEAMAEGRSEDFRKHFLGTHFFNPPRYLKLLEIIPTKDTDPQVLKAMKLFGEDVLGKGVVEAKDTPNFIGNRIGTYGLLVTVQEMIERGYSVGEVDSVTGPLIGRPKSATFRTLDVVGLDTFAHVARNVYDNVSNEKEKKVFEIPEFMTKMLENGWLGSKSGQGFYLKKGKEILELDPSTLEYTERKKLKAPSLEMAKQAKGAARKLKSLVYAKDRVGELLWNITSPTLVYSAQLLGEIADDIVAIDQAMKWGFGWQLGPFEIWDAIGVEKSVAKMEEEGMTVPAWVKEMLEAGHTSFYKEGENGTLFYINGDYKEVAVNEKAINLKQLKKQKGVIKKNSGASLIDLGDGVALLEFHSPNNAIGFDIIQMINYAIDEVEKNYKGLVIGNQGKNFCVGANLAMILMEVQDDNIFDVDMIIRQFQQAMMKIKYSKKPVVAAPHNMTLGGGAEICLPAARIQASSETYMGLVETGVGLLPGGGGNKELYIKHLSSLPNGVDFDLTQIAIKVFETIATAKVSTSGEEARDNNFLNAADGVSANPDHQLYDAKQVVLGLANTGYKPPVRKKIPVSGEPGYAALLLGAQTMLYSGYISEHDLKIAQKIAYVLAGGKVPYGTEVDEQYLLDLEREAFISLVQEAKSQARMQHMLVKGKPLRN from the coding sequence ATGTTGAACCTTCAAATTAAAAAAGCAGCCGTATTAGGCTCCGGAGTAATGGGATCTGGGATTGCCGCACATTTAGCCAATCTGGGGATTCCAGTTAAGCTACTAGATATCGTTCCGAGAGAGCTTTCTGGAGACGAACAAAAGAAGGGGCTTACACTCGAAGATAAGCAAGTTCGTAACCGACTAGCCCAAACAGCGATTCAAAAATTAGTCAAACAAAAGCCTGCACCACTGACTTCAAAGAAAAACCTATCATTAATCGAAGCAGGAAATTTCGAGGACGACCTACCGAATATCGGTGACTGTGATTGGATCATTGAGGTAGTTGTTGAAAGATTGGATATTAAACAAAGTGTATTTGCTCAAATAGATGAATATAGAAAGCCTGGGTCGATTATCAGTTCCAATACATCCGGCATTTCAATCGAAGCGATGGCAGAAGGACGCTCAGAGGACTTCCGGAAGCATTTCCTTGGAACTCACTTCTTTAATCCGCCGCGGTACTTAAAGCTATTGGAGATTATCCCGACAAAGGATACCGACCCGCAGGTCTTAAAGGCGATGAAATTGTTTGGTGAGGATGTACTTGGCAAAGGAGTCGTAGAGGCGAAGGATACACCGAACTTCATCGGGAACCGAATTGGAACCTATGGCTTGCTCGTCACTGTCCAGGAAATGATTGAAAGGGGTTACAGTGTTGGCGAGGTTGATTCTGTAACAGGCCCGCTGATTGGACGTCCGAAGAGTGCGACATTTAGAACGCTTGATGTAGTCGGTCTTGATACATTTGCGCATGTTGCGAGGAATGTCTATGACAATGTCAGCAATGAAAAAGAAAAGAAAGTATTTGAAATACCAGAGTTCATGACAAAAATGCTTGAAAATGGATGGCTCGGAAGCAAATCAGGCCAAGGATTCTACCTAAAGAAGGGGAAAGAGATTCTTGAGCTGGACCCATCTACACTTGAATATACAGAGCGTAAGAAACTGAAAGCGCCATCACTAGAGATGGCGAAGCAGGCAAAAGGCGCAGCTCGTAAATTGAAATCACTTGTCTATGCGAAAGACCGCGTGGGGGAATTATTGTGGAATATCACTAGCCCAACACTTGTGTACTCAGCACAATTATTAGGTGAGATTGCAGATGATATCGTCGCAATTGACCAAGCGATGAAGTGGGGCTTCGGCTGGCAGCTTGGGCCGTTTGAAATCTGGGATGCCATTGGGGTTGAGAAATCTGTAGCTAAGATGGAAGAAGAGGGTATGACGGTTCCTGCGTGGGTGAAAGAAATGCTTGAAGCTGGCCACACCTCCTTCTATAAAGAAGGGGAGAATGGCACGCTCTTCTATATAAATGGAGACTACAAGGAAGTCGCTGTTAATGAGAAAGCGATTAACTTGAAGCAGCTCAAAAAGCAAAAAGGAGTTATTAAGAAAAACAGCGGCGCCAGCCTGATTGATCTCGGCGATGGTGTTGCCTTGCTTGAATTCCATTCACCAAATAACGCGATTGGTTTTGACATTATCCAAATGATTAATTATGCGATTGATGAAGTCGAGAAGAATTACAAAGGCTTGGTAATTGGCAACCAGGGCAAGAATTTCTGTGTCGGTGCCAACTTGGCCATGATTCTCATGGAAGTTCAGGATGACAATATATTTGATGTTGATATGATTATTCGTCAATTCCAGCAAGCGATGATGAAGATTAAATATAGCAAGAAACCAGTAGTAGCTGCACCGCACAATATGACACTGGGCGGAGGAGCAGAAATTTGCTTGCCGGCAGCCCGCATTCAGGCCTCATCTGAGACCTATATGGGTCTTGTTGAAACAGGAGTCGGCTTGCTTCCTGGCGGAGGCGGAAATAAGGAATTGTATATCAAACATTTGAGCAGCCTGCCAAATGGGGTAGACTTTGACCTTACCCAAATAGCCATCAAGGTATTTGAAACCATTGCCACAGCGAAGGTATCCACATCCGGTGAAGAAGCCCGTGATAATAACTTCTTGAATGCGGCAGACGGCGTAAGTGCCAATCCTGATCATCAATTATATGATGCGAAGCAGGTCGTTTTAGGATTAGCCAATACAGGCTATAAGCCGCCGGTTCGCAAGAAAATACCTGTATCCGGTGAGCCTGGATATGCAGCCCTGCTGCTAGGGGCACAAACGATGCTTTATTCCGGCTATATATCTGAGCATGATTTGAAGATTGCGCAGAAGATTGCCTATGTACTTGCAGGAGGCAAGGTTCCATATGGCACTGAGGTCGATGAGCAGTATTTGCTTGACCTTGAGCGCGAGGCTTTCATCAGTCTTGTTCAAGAAGCTAAATCACAAGCTCGTATGCAGCACATGCTCGTTAAAGGCAAGCCATTACGTAACTAA
- a CDS encoding acetyl-CoA C-acetyltransferase, whose protein sequence is MREAVIVAGARTPVGRAKKGTLASVRPDDLGALVVKETLKRANNYDGPIDDMVFGCAMPEAEQGLNVARNIGALAGLPYNVPAITINRYCSSGLQSIAYGAERIMLGHSDTVLAGGVESMSMVPMMGHVVRPNATLAETAPEYYMGMGHTAEEVAKKFNISREDQDAFAVRSHERAAKAIAEGKFKDEIVPVDVTLRQVGADNKLIEKQIQFDTDEGVRPGTTAEVLGKLRPAFSVTGTVTAGNASQTSDGAAAVLLMDKEKAIAEGLKPLLKFHSFAVAGVPPEIMGIGPVEAIPKALKLAGLSLSDIGLFELNEAFASQSIQVIRHLGLDEEKVNVNGGAIALGHPLGCSGTKLTLSLLHEMKRRNEQFGVVTMCIGGGMGAAGVFELLA, encoded by the coding sequence ATGAGAGAAGCAGTAATAGTAGCTGGAGCAAGAACGCCGGTCGGAAGAGCGAAAAAAGGAACTCTTGCAAGTGTAAGACCGGATGATTTAGGTGCTTTGGTTGTTAAAGAAACATTAAAACGTGCAAATAATTATGACGGTCCAATTGATGATATGGTGTTTGGCTGTGCGATGCCTGAAGCAGAACAAGGCTTGAATGTTGCAAGAAACATTGGAGCATTGGCTGGGCTTCCATACAATGTGCCAGCTATCACCATCAACCGCTATTGTTCCTCTGGCCTTCAATCGATTGCCTACGGAGCGGAGCGCATTATGCTCGGCCATTCTGATACGGTGCTGGCCGGCGGGGTGGAATCGATGAGCATGGTCCCGATGATGGGTCATGTCGTCCGCCCTAATGCCACATTGGCTGAAACGGCTCCTGAATATTATATGGGTATGGGCCACACAGCTGAGGAAGTAGCAAAGAAATTCAATATCTCCCGTGAGGATCAGGATGCGTTTGCTGTACGAAGCCATGAGAGAGCGGCTAAAGCAATCGCTGAAGGAAAATTCAAGGATGAAATCGTTCCGGTTGACGTAACCCTTCGTCAGGTTGGGGCAGATAATAAATTGATTGAAAAGCAAATCCAATTCGATACTGATGAAGGTGTTCGACCAGGAACAACGGCAGAAGTACTTGGCAAACTGCGCCCAGCTTTCTCCGTCACCGGTACGGTCACTGCAGGGAATGCTTCTCAAACGAGTGACGGTGCTGCTGCTGTTTTGTTAATGGATAAGGAAAAGGCTATTGCTGAAGGATTAAAACCGCTTTTGAAATTCCATTCCTTCGCGGTTGCAGGTGTACCGCCAGAGATTATGGGAATTGGTCCAGTTGAGGCTATTCCAAAGGCACTTAAACTCGCTGGATTAAGCCTGTCTGATATCGGTTTGTTTGAATTAAATGAGGCGTTTGCTTCTCAATCCATTCAGGTTATCCGTCATCTAGGCTTGGATGAAGAAAAGGTCAATGTTAACGGCGGAGCCATTGCGCTTGGGCATCCGTTGGGCTGCTCTGGAACGAAATTGACACTCAGCCTTCTGCATGAAATGAAGCGCCGCAATGAGCAATTCGGTGTCGTGACCATGTGTATCGGCGGCGGAATGGGTGCTGCAGGCGTATTCGAATTACTGGCTTAA
- a CDS encoding acyl-CoA dehydrogenase family protein yields MANQTEEVLKGGAFLIEDIDAEKMFTPEDYSDEHKMIAKTTQDYLVNEVIPQVEYLEEHEFDRSVKLLKQAGELGLLGADVPEEYGGLGLDKISSALITEKMAPAGGFSITHGAHVGIGSLPIVLFGNEEQKQKYLPLLATGEKLAAYALTEPSSGSDALGAKTTAKLNEAGTHYILNGEKQWITNAGFADVFVVYAKIDGDKFSAFIVEREYPGVSTGAEEKKMGIKSSSTRTLILEDAEVPVENLLGEVGRGHVIAFNILNIGRYKLGVGAVGASKRALELASSYANQRQQFKTPISSFNLTREKLATMASKIYASESSVYRTVGLFEERMSRLSDEEVKDGKAVAQSIAEYAIECSLNKFFASEVLDYVVDEGVQIHGGYGFMAEYEIERIYRDSRINRIFEGTNEINRLLVPGTFLKKALKGELPLLQKAQEISEGLMMMMPEEAGEEPLDQEKLLVKNAKKIGIMIAGLAAQKFGTELEKEQEILVNIADIASYIYAMESVVLRTEKAIRATGLEKNKQKLLYTQIFCQEAFGEIEKHAKETLVGTETGDTLRMMTSALRKFTRFTPVNVIALKREAAEKIVEAERFVL; encoded by the coding sequence ATGGCTAACCAAACAGAAGAAGTGTTAAAAGGCGGAGCATTCTTAATTGAAGATATCGATGCAGAGAAAATGTTCACACCGGAAGATTACTCAGATGAGCATAAAATGATTGCGAAAACAACTCAAGACTATTTGGTCAATGAAGTCATTCCACAAGTCGAATACTTGGAGGAGCATGAATTTGACCGTTCTGTCAAACTATTGAAGCAAGCTGGAGAGCTTGGATTACTAGGAGCTGACGTACCAGAAGAGTACGGCGGACTTGGTCTAGATAAGATTAGTTCTGCGCTAATTACAGAGAAAATGGCTCCTGCAGGAGGGTTCTCCATTACTCATGGCGCTCACGTTGGAATTGGGTCCCTTCCAATTGTCTTGTTCGGTAATGAAGAACAAAAACAAAAATACTTGCCGCTTCTTGCGACAGGTGAAAAATTGGCTGCCTATGCACTAACTGAGCCGAGCTCAGGATCTGACGCACTTGGTGCGAAAACAACAGCTAAATTGAATGAAGCGGGTACTCATTACATCCTTAACGGAGAAAAACAGTGGATCACGAATGCTGGATTCGCAGATGTATTCGTTGTTTATGCGAAAATCGACGGCGACAAATTCTCTGCTTTCATCGTCGAAAGAGAATATCCAGGCGTTTCTACAGGAGCAGAAGAAAAGAAAATGGGAATCAAGAGCTCTTCAACACGTACATTGATTTTGGAAGATGCTGAGGTTCCAGTTGAAAATCTTCTAGGCGAAGTTGGACGAGGACATGTCATCGCCTTTAATATCTTAAATATCGGACGTTACAAGTTGGGTGTAGGTGCAGTAGGTGCCTCCAAACGCGCTCTTGAGCTTGCATCAAGCTATGCAAATCAGCGTCAGCAGTTCAAAACACCAATTTCCTCCTTCAATCTGACTAGAGAGAAGCTTGCGACAATGGCATCCAAAATCTATGCTTCTGAAAGCTCTGTTTATAGAACAGTTGGTTTATTTGAAGAAAGAATGAGCCGCTTGAGCGATGAAGAAGTAAAAGATGGCAAAGCAGTTGCACAATCCATTGCCGAGTATGCCATCGAGTGCTCTCTCAATAAATTCTTTGCCTCTGAAGTATTAGATTATGTTGTCGATGAAGGCGTACAAATTCACGGTGGATATGGCTTTATGGCTGAATATGAGATCGAAAGAATTTATCGTGACTCTCGTATTAACCGAATTTTCGAAGGAACAAACGAAATCAACCGTTTGCTTGTACCAGGTACCTTCTTGAAAAAAGCGCTTAAAGGCGAACTGCCATTGCTTCAAAAAGCCCAAGAGATTTCTGAAGGCCTTATGATGATGATGCCGGAAGAAGCAGGAGAAGAGCCGCTTGATCAAGAAAAGCTGCTAGTGAAAAACGCGAAGAAAATCGGGATCATGATTGCCGGCCTGGCTGCTCAAAAATTCGGTACAGAGCTTGAGAAGGAGCAAGAAATCCTTGTGAATATTGCAGATATTGCTTCTTACATCTATGCTATGGAATCTGTTGTCCTTCGTACCGAAAAGGCCATTCGTGCAACTGGTCTAGAGAAGAACAAACAGAAGCTTCTTTACACACAAATCTTCTGCCAGGAAGCATTTGGAGAAATTGAGAAGCATGCGAAGGAAACCCTTGTTGGCACAGAAACAGGTGATACTCTTCGCATGATGACATCTGCCCTTCGCAAATTCACTCGTTTTACTCCAGTAAACGTGATTGCGCTTAAACGCGAAGCAGCAGAAAAAATCGTTGAAGCAGAGCGCTTTGTTCTTTAA